In one Alnus glutinosa chromosome 14, dhAlnGlut1.1, whole genome shotgun sequence genomic region, the following are encoded:
- the LOC133857215 gene encoding F-box/kelch-repeat protein OR23: protein MASSSSSSSPDETQTLIPGLPNDVSSLILSLVPYCYHAPLRPTCRSWRVFLTPSSNKSLLALRRRNRTPSTLLCIFPQDPSISSPFLFDPHNLAWAPLPTAPPDPHSYGLCNFSALSLGPHLYVLGGSLFDTRSFPIDRPTASSSASRFDFVTGLWELLSPMVHARGSFACAVVPGSEAIMVAGGGSRHCVFGAAGSRISSVERYDVERDQWVELDRLPGLRAGCVGFVVEERMEFWVMGGYGEERTIGGVLPVDEYCRDAVVMELKSGGDGGKWREVGDMWGDRERVRVGKIVVVEEEEGLGRPGVFMLKGHHILRYDMASNQWREESRVPKKALHNSSFGFVVLDGELHVMTLLNAVDSTETRRKRRHKRARELYIQIYHPKKKTWRFLTTKSPFPCPLDFNKAVMCSVRL, encoded by the exons ATGGCTTCTTCATCTTCGTCTTCTTCGCCGGACGAGACCCAAACCTTGATCCCGGGCCTCCCGAACGACGTCTCGTCGCTGATCCTCTCCCTAGTACCCTACTGCTACCACGCCCCCCTCAGGCCCACGTGCAGGTCCTGGCGCGTGTTCCTCACCCCCTCCTCCAACAAGTCCCTCCTCGCCCTCCGCCGCCGCAACAGAACTCCATCGACCCTTCTTTGCATCTTCCCTCAAGACCCGTCGATCTCTTCCCCCTTCCTCTTCGACCCGCACAACCTCGCGTGGGCCCCACTCCCCACCGCCCCGCCGGACCCCCACTCCTACGGCCTCTGCAACTTCTCCGCCCTCTCCCTCGGGCCCCACCTCTACGTACTCGGCGGGTCCCTCTTCGACACGCGCTCGTTCCCCATCGACCGCCCCACTGCCTCCTCCTCCGCCTCGCGCTTTGACTTCGTTACCGGCCTCTGGGAGCTTCTCTCGCCAATGGTCCACGCGCGTGGCAGCTTCGCGTGCGCGGTGGTCCCAGGATCGGAGGCGATTATGGTAGCCGGAGGTGGGTCACGGCACTGCGTATTCGGTGCGGCCGGGAGTAGGATAAGCTCGGTGGAGAGGTACGACGTGGAGAGGGATCAGTGGGTCGAGCTGGACCGGTTGCCCGGGTTGCGAGCCGGGTGCGTGGGGTTCGTGGTGGAGGAGAGAATGGAGTTCTGGGTGATGGGTGGGTATGGGGAGGAGAGGACGATTGGTGGGGTTTTGCCGGTGGATGAGTATTGTAGAGACGCGGTGGTGATGGAGTTGAAGAGTGGTGGTGATGGAGGGAAGTGGAGGGAGGTGGGGGATATGTGGGGTGATAGGGAGAGGGTGAGGGTTGGGAAGATTgtggtggtggaggaggaggaggggctGGGTCGGCCCGGCGTGTTTATGCTCAAGGGGCACCATATTTTGAG ATATGACATGGCTTCAAACCAATGGCGGGAGGAGTCACGTGTACCAAAAAAAGCTCTTCATAACTCATcatttggttttgttgttttggatgGGGAGTTGCATGTAATGACCCTTTTGAATGCAGTCGATTCAACTGAAACCCGAAGGAAGCGGCGCCATAAGAGGGCTAGAGAACTTTACATCCAGATTTATCATCCTAAGAAGAAGACATGGAGATTTCTGACTACGAAGTCACCTTTCCCTTGCCCTTTAGATTTTAATAAAGCAGTAATGTGCAGCGTTCGCTTGTGA